The following coding sequences are from one Musa acuminata AAA Group cultivar baxijiao chromosome BXJ2-4, Cavendish_Baxijiao_AAA, whole genome shotgun sequence window:
- the LOC103979148 gene encoding probable E3 ubiquitin-protein ligase XBOS33, giving the protein MLYIAEEILSHYLSPSEPMGNCLWCSASGKRLMTAARDGDVEEARMLLEMRPGLAKYSTFGGLSSPLHVAASGGHSEIAMMLLEYGADVNSRNIYGRTPLMEACNNGYWEVVQTLLLYKCNVSRAEYLNGWTALHFAAQGGHIPCIRLLAADFAPAVPDAATNSSEDETQRNLPNSSYDQHSLSRFIKKTAKCGITALHLAALNGNVDCVHLLLDLHADVSATALSQNTSSAASIGAGSTPLHYAAYSGNLKCCQVLLARGASRSAVNGHGWLPVDVARIYGCNELVPVLKPNSNQTIPVFPTSCLSLPLISILKIAREYGLHSSTVPSDDSDLCAVCLENTCAVAAEGCGHEFCTRCTLCLSSTCNMAPEMSAPPGSIPCPLCREGIVAFVRLPTLLVKDPSLKGNSDSHSQNPSAIAIRSEFCKKQSAVVPSETIGPISCPPHIPPAISSCSRHQHPGREEKTSCSTSVHNGSL; this is encoded by the exons ATGCTATATATTGCTGAAGAGATTCTCTCACACTATCTATCTCCGTCTGAGCCGATGGGGAACTGTTTGTGGTGCTCCGCCTCGGGGAAGCGACTGATGACGGCAGCCAGGGATGGCGACGTAGAGGAAGCTCGGATGCTGCTGGAGATGAGACCAGGCCTGGCCAAATACAGCACCTTCGGCGGCCTCAGCTCGCCGTTGCACGTAGCTGCCTCCGGAGGCCATTCTGAG ATTGCTATGATGTTGCTGGAGTATGGAGCAGATGTGAACTCCAGGAACATCTATGGACGG ACTCCTTTGATGGAAGCATGCAACAATGGCTACTGGGAGGTGGTGCAGACATTGCTGCTGTATAAATGCaat GTTTCAAGAGCAGAGTACCTGAATGGCTGGACAGCACTGCACTTTGCAGCTCAAGGTGGACACATACCATGCATCAGGCTACTGGCTGCAGACTTTGCACCTGCTGTTCCTGATGCAGCGACCAattcttcagaggatgaaacacaGAGAAACCTCCCTAATTCTTCCTATGATCAACA CTCACTCTCTAGATTTATCAAGAAGACTGCCAAATGTGGCATAACAGCCCTGCATTTGGCAGCATTAAATGGAAATGTTGATTGCGTTCATCTACTGCTTGATCTACACGCTGATGTCTCAGCCACGGCCCTCTCACAAAACACTTCATCGGCAGCCTCTATAG GAGCTGGAAGCACTCCTTTGCATTATGCAGCATATAGTGGAAACCTAAAGTGTTGCCAG GTTCTTCTTGCTAGAGGAGCCAGCAGATCAGCAGTGAATGGCCATGG GTGGCTCCCAGTTGATGTTGCTAGGATATATGGATGTAATGAGCTTGTGCCAGTACTAAAACCTAATTCTAATCAGACGATACCTGTCTTTCCTACAAGTTGTCTTTCCCTCCCTCTTATAAGTATTCTGAAAATTGCAAG AGAGTATGGATTGCATTCTTCAACTGTTCCTTCTGATGATAGTGATCTCTGTGCTGTTTGTCTAGAGAACACATGCGCTGTAGCCGCTGAAG GTTGTGGTCATGAATTCTGCACGAGATGCACGCTCTGTCTTTCCTCAACATGCAATATGGCACCCGAGATGTCTGCACCACCTGGTTCAATTCCATGCCCCCTCTGTCGAGAAGGAATCGTGGCTTTCGTAAGGTTGCCTACTCTTCTGGTGAAGGATCCCAGTCTCAAAGGCAATAGCGACTCTCACAGCCAGAATCCATCTGCAATTGCCATTAGATCCGAGTTCTGTAAGAAACAGTCTGCAGTGGTTCCCTCAGAAACCATTGGTCCGATCTCTTGTCCCCCACACATTCCTCCCGCTATTTCATCCTGTTCGAGGCATCAACatcctggcagagaagagaaaacaAGCTGCTCGACGTCAGTTCACAACGGTAGCTTGTAG
- the LOC103979131 gene encoding RHOMBOID-like protein 3, with amino-acid sequence MANVEAGTGGAGKRSGGGAYYYEEAEAEERAWTAWLVPLIVVACVAVFVAEMYVNNCPAHPGPFGSCAARFLHRVSFQPVRENPLLGPSSSTLEKLGALEWNKVVHQGQGWRLVTCIWLHAGLIHLLANMLSLLFVGIRLEQQFGFVRIGILYLLSGFGGAVLSALLLKKSISVGASGALFGLLGAMLSELIINWTIYSNRVAALLTLVVIIAINLGIGLFPHVDNFAHIGGFLSGFLLGFVLLIRPQFGWLERDDLPPSAQVTSKYKAYQYVLWVIALLLLIAGFVVGLVMLFRGVNGNDHCHWCHYLNCVPSSRWSCDA; translated from the exons ATGGCCAACGTCGAGGCCGGCACGGGCGGAGCTGGGAAGAGGTCGGGCGGAGGAGCGTATTACTacgaggaggcggaggcggaggagaggGCGTGGACGGCGTGGTTGGTGCCGCTCATCGTGGTGGCGTGCGTGGCCGTGTTCGTGGCGGAGATGTACGTCAATAACTGCCCCGCCCACCCCGGGCCCTTCGGCTCCTGCGCCGCCCGCTTTCTCCACCGCGTCTCCTTCCAGCCCGTCCGCGAGAACCCCCTCCTCGGGCCCTCCTCCTCCAC ATTGGAGAAGCTGGGGGCTCTTGAGTGGAACAAAGTAGTCCATCAAGGCCAAGGCTGGAGGCTTGTCACCTGTATCTGGTTGCACGCCGGGCTCATCCATTTGCTGGCCAACATGCTGAGCTTGCTCTTTGTTGGAATTCGCCTCGAACAGCAGTTTGGATTTG TGCGCATCGGGATACTATACCTCCTATCAGGCTTTGGTGGGGCTGTGCTCTCAGCTCTTCTCCTAAAGAAGAGCATCTCGGTCGGTGCTTCAGGGGCATTGTTTGGACTTCTCGGAGCGATGCTTTCAGAACTTATTATAAATTGGACTATCTATTCCAATAGG GTTGCAGCTCTATTGACTCTTGTGGTCATCATCGCGATCAACTTGGGTATAGGCTTATTTCCTCATGTCGATAACTTTGCCCACATTGGAGGGTTCTTATCAGGTTTCCTCCTGGGTTTTGTTCTATTAATCCGGCCCCAGTTCGGCTGGCTGGAACGGGATGATCTCCCCCCTTCAGCCCAGGTTACATCCAAGTACAAAGCTTACCAATATGTCTTATGGGTGATTGCATTGCTTTTGCTGATAGCTGG ATTCGTAGTCGGCTTAGTCATGCTCTTTAGGGGAGTGAATGGGAACGACCACTGCCACTGGTGCCACTACCTGAACTGTGTGCCATCATCGAGGTGGAGCTGCGACGCCTAA